A region of the Lagopus muta isolate bLagMut1 chromosome 2, bLagMut1 primary, whole genome shotgun sequence genome:
GGGCCACAACCGCCCCGCAGAGCCGGAGGGGGTACTGTCCCGTCTCCTGCTTTCAGGAGGGTCTCTGACTGTTATCCCCCTACCGACACCTCTAGGTGCAGCCCGGCGGCGGCTGACAGCTCTTTCGGatggcaaaaggaaaagaaagaaaaaagaggaaaaaaaaaaaaagttttaagatTAATCTGCTAAACTCTTTTTCTTGCCCAATCCACGGtgctcctccttttctccaggaagaaaataataacaatttaaaaaaaaattaaaaaaattaaacaaaagcaacttAATTCCCAACGGAGGCAGAAAAGAGGCTTCCCAAGGAAGGTCACAAATCGGCGCTCTGGCAATCCCTCCGCaggggcagcgcggggcggcAGCGGCAGCGGCGATAATTCCCGGAGCGGTGCGGGGCGGCTCTGCGCGGCTCTGAGCGGCTGCGCTTGCCCTGCTCACGTCGGGGCTGGAAGGTGTCAAGCGGCAGCGGCGGCAGCGGGTCACGTTGGAGccttgattcttttttttttttttttttttcttttttgtttttcttttctttttattgtttttatgtttttaattgcaaaagaAGCTCCCGCTCGTTCGTTGTTGTGGGCTGACTTTTGTTTTGAGAGGAATCCCAGCCAACACAAATAAGCTCGTGTCTCAATAGCGGCGCACGGAGCGTGTCCGGGTGTGCTCCTGCGGGGGGGCAGGGGGTGCCCGCTCTGCGCCGCGGCCCCGCGGCTCTCTCCGAGGGTGAACGCGAAGGATCTGCCTCTCCGTGGGCGCCGGCCTCCCTTATATCCCGCCGGCCGCCCGCATGCCTAATGAGATGCAAATGAGCAGCCCCCCAATCTGGCTGGAGCTGTCACAAAGGAGCCACTTTTCCAAACCCTCCTCTCAATGGATCGCCAAATGGTCAGTGAGCTGTAAAATGTGCAACCCTCCTCCCCCTCCGCTCCGCGCTCACAAAACGTGCTCATTTACATTCCTACAAATTCGGGAACCGCAAGAATCCCCCTTCTGCTACGGGGAGAGGGCGGCACCCCCGCCGCACCGGGCAGCGGCCCCGGCACCTCCGCCGCCACCGCCCCGACAAGCGCCTCGGAGACCGCGGCCGCTGCCGGGGGGCtccgcggggccgggggcggtgGGCGGCAGCGAGCCGCAGCGGGGGGAAGCCGATCCCTTTCCTTTCGCACCGCATTTCCCCCGACGTCGGCGAGATGGGCGGGAGCGGGGGGCGAACGGCGCGACCCCGAGTCGAGTTTGCCCATCTTCGTGCTCCGCTCGCAGCCCCCGTCCCGGCAGCGGAGAGGAGGCCCGCAGGGTCCCGGCGGTGCCTGCcgccccccccggccccgggAGCGCCGCCGGGAGCGGTGAACGGGGGCTGCGGGGGTTACGGCTCCCATCTCCACGAGCACCGCCGCCGGGAAGAGCTCCCCTCTCCGCCCCGGTCCTGCACCCCTCTATGATTATTATCATCATCGCCAGCAACCTCggcctctctccctctctccctctctctctctctctctttctctctttttttttttttttttttttttttttttcctgcttcagctTAGTAAAAAGTGAGTTTGGTGTGTGTCGTTCGCGTGGCTGTCATTAAGGCCGTTTGTTATTGTGTGAGGGCTGAATCAGTTAGCTCTTTGTGCTCTCAGCTGTATGGTAATGTAGACAGCACCTGCTCCCTGCACAATGCGAGGGAGAGAAAGAGCTCCCCTCGGCGCACGCTGCTGCCTCTACAACAATGTCCgcacattttttaaagaaatcccTTCCAGCACTTCCCCGCTccgtggaggaaaaaaaaaagaaaaaaaaaaaagacgactTTACCCCAACCGTCaccttattatttttttacatatcCGTCAGACACTGGAACTTTTGTTTTGGTAGTAAAAACATCGCGAGGAGTTCGGTGGCGAGGAGATAGAGGGGTAGGGACGATTTCCCTTCGAGCATCTCCCCAGTGACGGATGCGATCGGGGATAAAAGTTTGCGGGCGGCTCTGGCACGGGGTCTGCCGCTTTGTCGGGCCCTCTGCGAAACACCTTCGGCCTCGGGTTCATTAGGATGCAAGGTGTAACTGTCTCCCTAAATGTCATTTTAATTGTAACAGAGCATTTCAGCGCAGATTAAGCTGGTGTGCGAAAGGAGAGGATTTGGCTACAATAACCTCACTGTAGGTATGCCGTGCTCAAAGCCTTATTATGGCGACTTTATTGGGTGGGAACGTGCATTTGCATGGCGAAATGTGACTTTCATTGAAGCAGATGTCTTGATCACAAATTATGTTACAATGcgctaggaaaaaaagaaaaaatcttaaaGACTCCTTAAAGTAAAAGCATCGGGTAATaccaattaaaagaaaatcgCTAATGAGCCCATTCAGCCCCGttcactgcctgctcctggaCCTCCGCTGCCCACGCGGCTGTGCAGCCTCGGGATCCAGGCGGGCACTGCCTTCTCTCCTGTAAACCCAGCTCCGCTCCAGCCAGCCACCTGCACGCAGGTACCCGAGGAGAAGGCTGTTTTCCTCCGTCCCGGTGCTCGCAGGCTGCTCTGTGCCGGAATGTTTGCGTTTCCCCGTGCCTGGCCCGAGGATGCGGCCGGGGGCGAGGCTGGGTTGTGCCCGGCGGCGGAGCGGAGAGGGCGGCTGCTGCGGCCCCAAGCGCACATTGCTTTTGCCACCTAGCGACAGTGCCGCTCCGCCAACTTGGCTGCGGCGTTATCCTCggaaaggggaggaagaaaaaaacaacaacaacaacaaacaaaaaacaacagcacatcCAGCATCCCTCTGTATCGGCTTTACCAACCGAGTGGGGTGGAGGGGTGGCAATGTCTGAGATCCGAGGGCGGATGGATCTGCCGAAGATCGCTAAGGATCTTTTAGCCTAGGAGAGGTATAGAAAGTTGGTCCGTGAGCATCCCCTTGCTTAagaaagtggaaataaaaagttCCACGCGCGAGGGCTTTCacccagcaaagaaaaaaaaaaaatagccccGTAAAACCGTGCCCCCGAATCGCGACCACCCCCCCGTCGGCACCGGGTATTTGTTAAACTGACGTGGCACAGATTTCTCGATTACCGCTGCTGAGCGTGACTGAAAGGCGCCGTGAGAGCCGGCAGGATCCTGCCCACGGCGCTCATTCTTCTCCGGCTTAATTTATGCCACGCGATTCTGTATTGGGGAAATCAAGCAGAAAgctcctttttctgcttttttcccccctctccctctctctttcagATGCCGGGCTAACGGGGAGACTGTTTAACTTAAGTGTTTCTATAGGAGGCTGTTGTAGTTTAACTCCTGCCCACCAGTAGCTGAGGCGAACAAAGGAGGGACTCGAGGTCTAACTATTCATCCATTCTCTGCACTTTAATTTTCATTGATTTTGAAGACAAGGGGACTCCTTAGGGATTCTCGCTGAAGGGGGATGACACGCCTTTAGACGCGATCAGCCCCCCAGCCAGCCATCTGCTCCCAACCAAATGGCGCTTTTTCGCTCCCAACCGCGTGTCTCCGCACCCCGCTCCCCCGGGCCGCCCCCGCGGAGGTGCGCGCTCGCGGTGAGCAGCGCGGGGGCTGCGcggtgaccccccccccccccggccggGAACGGCTGGGTTGCCGCGTTCCCTCGTGGACCGTGCTCCTTTCGGCAAACTCGAGGATGGGAAAAGTCACTTCAAATCGGGGAGGGAGAGCTGAGGATGAAGGCCTCCCCCCGACCCTGCCTTCTTCCCGGGGCGGGGGGGCCGTGGGCATATGGCGAACGGTGCCTACGTGTGGAGCTATGTGTAGCCGAGTGtgcataatattttaattagccCCCCGGCCCCTACGGAGGCATGCGTGAGGCCGCAGCCCCGCGTCACCTGTCCCGGGCATCCCGGTCCTCCCCGGTGCCGGGTGCTGGCATCGCGCTGCCCCGGGTGGTGCTCGGCCGCCGCCGGACCCTGCGCACGGTGCCCCGGGGCCGCGCCTGCCGTGTGCGGGAGGGGATTACGGAGTTCTGCATGTAGGTTAGCCCAAAGTTGCAAAGGCATGTGCTGATTAGAATAAGAATGGGCAGTCGCGTGGCTCAGCTGGCACACAGCGAGGCCAGATGATAGATAAGCAGCTCCGggccttccctcccccccaacccccttTTTCAAATCGCAAATCATCTGCTCCGGCCCTATCCTCGCCCCTCATTTCCATGACAATGGCCGTGTGTTTACCTGTGATCCCAGGACCGGCGGGGCATTCCTTTGTCTCCCGATGCGATTACCACAGCCAGCTGCTCTCCAACCCATCCCCGGGCAAATCCCGAAGTGGCCCCTATATGTGTTTTACCGATGGCACACGAGGAGAAAGTGAGCCcccccttcttcccccccccaccccgttCCCCTGCGCTCCGcgtttgtttgggttttctcCCTGGTTCGTCTCCGACGAGATTTCGCTCGTGGGAAACCGCGAGGGATAAAATTGGCCGCtcgtgtgtgtgtgcttttccGAAACGGGACGGATCGGGGTGCACATCCTTTAGGGGTACACGGAGGGAAGCGGGAAGCAGCGCCTGCTGTGAGGCTCCGGGGACCTCATACAGGGCTCCCCGGCTCTTTCCTGTGCCTCAGGCCCTTGGGCTCCCTCCCTAGGAGAGATGCCTTCTCCAGGGTGCCCAGACTGCATGAAAGCCCACTTCCCAGCAACCCACCTATCTGCTGAAATCTCCTGCCTCACTTCTGCAGAAGGGATGTGGGGACAAATCACTGCATCTCCAGGGTCCACTTGGGTGCAGTTCAGTAAGCCTTCCTCCTTTTTAACCCCATGCTTGCTCCCCACCCCAGGATCCGGGAACTGTGTGAGGAGCACCCACGGTGCCTTCCAATTTGAGGAATAGCCAGGACAAACCTGCAGCCCCCATAGGGCTGGATCAGGCCTTCCCTGGTTCTGAGGCCATGGAATGGGAGGTATGAGCAGGATGACATCGTGCAGACAGGGAAACTTATAGTACTTCTCAGAAAAGTGCTCTGCACGTTGGCAATGAGGCTCCTCTCAGCAGCAGTTCTTAATGTATTCTCACCTAAGGAAACCCCCTCTTGTCTTTTCACTGGTTTTACTTATCATCATTATAAGCCAGAACCCCAAAGAGTGTCTGCAAAgtgctcccccagccctgctccctgcctgcagccctgctccctgcgTGCCACTGTACTGTACCATGTTTCATGCATGAAGGGTTTTTCTGTCCCCTGAGgcccccatccctccccccccccccccccccgttcaGTGCGCACATTGTGTGCTGGCTGCAGCGCAGAACCTGCTGCTAATAAACCTTGAGGGGGGTAgaggtgggaggggggggagcagagggggcAACAGTTTGGTTGTATGTTTGCAGGGCTCTCTGAGCCACTTCcaatttgtgttgtttttatttcttcctgcatCTCTGCGCGGGGGAGAGGGCTTTTGCAGAAGGTGATTATGAGGCAGAGGATGGGTACGGATGGGGCGGGCCGTCCTTTTGGAAATGCTCTCAGCTTTTCTCAGAGCATCTGCCCGGAGACGAACAGATGTGGGCACCTGCGGTGACAGGCCACATATGCTCCGTCCTATTCACAGGCATTCAGACACAGCCACAATGGCCAGGCTTTGTGCACGCCGAGCCACCAAATATATTAATCTGCGCTCCCCAGAGCACCGCTCTGGTTAATTTTTCCCTGGCAATAACATCAGATCTCAGCCTTCCTCGCTCCCCTCCTTCGCCTGAGAACATGTGGAGCTATGTCCCACCTGTTGGCTGCGGGCAGAAGTGGGCATGCAGTGGGGACACGGGGCTCCCTGCTCACCCCAAGCACAGCAAACCCACCCCCACCTCACACAGCCCGCTCCCCCATGGGGTCCCAGAGGTCACTTTGTTGGTCAAACTCTGCTATTTGTCCCCGCAAACACCGGTCAACGAGCGGCGCAGATGCAAAATGACATCAATCTCATATGCAAGGCTGGGactcttatttttttaaccaaatcACTTCGCTGCCCGCCCTTGTCATCGCCCCCTCTCGGGTTTGTTTTGGGGCACAGTGTTTGGGGGACAGCAGGCCCGCGGACGAGTCCGAGACCCTCCCCATACCCCAGGCCGCCACTGTGATGCGAGCCGACCGCTGCAGCCGTCGGACGGCACCGCAGCCTCCCGACCCTCGGCTCCtcgggcccggcccggccgctgCGCGCATGCGCGGCTCCGCCCTGGGAGAAGCGGAAGCGCCTGTTCGGGTCAGTGGTGGGGGCGCCGCGCAGTGCTGGTGGGGCGCTCGGGGGTGGAGGCGAGCGGGGTCCCGCTCCTGGCCGGCAGCACGGCCGCCCGCGGAAAGGACTCGCTGCGCGGCGGGCTCGCACCTCGACCGGGTTGCTCACTGTGCCCGGAGAGCGGCGAGGCCGCGGGGGGTGGCGGTGCGTGTGAGCGGGAAGTGGTGGGCTGTGTTCCTGGGACggagtgctgctggctgccctttGAGATGGGACGCGGGGTTTCGTGGCCATAGCATGCGTGTCGTAGGTTGGGGGCTGGCAAAGGCCGTGGTGTAAGGATACTCAGAATCTTTGGGCCTATACAGCGCTTAGAGGGAAACTGGCTATTTTGGGTCATGGAGGACTTTTTTATTCCCCTCTAGTTCATGCACTTGGTAGCTTTGCAGCTAAAGTCAACTGAGACGTCTGTCTCACAAAAGTAACGAGCATCCAGCCTTCGTTGCACGAAATATGTTTTCCTCTGTTAAGAAACGTAAGCATTCCAACATAAAGTGTTTTAGTCCTACTTCTTCGtggattggactagatgatctccagaggtcccttccaatcccagtgattctatgattcctccAGTTGTGCTAAGGAATCCCTGACAGAAGCACTCTGGGCAGAATGTTTGCCTTCCCTTTTCAGACACTGAATGAATTAAACGTGGCTCCTCCTTAACGTGGACGTTTCTGTTTAGTGGTGGAACAGGGTGGGTGGAAGAATATAAAATCCTCAATTTTTTAGTGACTTTTTCAGTAAACGTGTGTGGTCATGTTGAAATGGCAGTAGCGGCCGATATTCTTGCTTATATGGCTGGCTGTTAACTGCCTCTTAATTAAACTAGGTCATTAATGGTCATGGAGATTTTTCTGATAGTGATGATAATAATATCATAGATTTGCATGAGGTCTTAGGCAAGAATATCTTCAGATACAGGTGTTAGAAGGTGGGGAAAATGTCTCTTTCAGTTGCATATGGCATGGTATAGCTTGTAAGTTGTTTACTGCACTTCTTGCTCTAGCTGCATAGCTGCTGGGGACAGAGTCTGCACTGATTCATAAATTTTGCTTGGACATGATGCGTTACTGCAGAAGTAAGACCTGCTATGGCTTTTTACATCTCTGCAGTGAGTTTGAAAGGTGAAGATCTTCACACCCATTGCTAGGTCTCCATGGAAAGTGATAAAAAGAGATAACCTTCCAGGACTCAAATCATTCGTAATCAGAAGCGTATCTTTCCTGGAAAGCAAATGGCTGGAGTGTTAAGGGCACGCAGGTATCACTGCAAGGAAGTAGCATCTCAGAGAAAGCAGTGCCCTACCTTGCATACTTGTACAGCAATGTGTGTGATTTATGCATGTTCATTTCTGATTCTTATAACAGTGATGTCTGTTGTATATTTTGAGATCTTATTACACGTGCATTTGTGTATTTCATCTTGCATTGAAGACTATGGCATTCAAAAGCTATATCTGAAaggcatttaaatatttaaaaattcaagGGAGAAGAACTCAAAAATACCTGTAGAAATTTCCAATTGCAATACTTCTGAATTCAactttctccctcctcccccccccccccccccttttttcttctgtatatcACAGACACGTTCATtgcaatcatagaattgttaaaattggaaaagatcatctagtccaaccatccacctaccaccaatatgcccactaaaccatgtccctaagtactgcatctaccctttccttcaacacctccTGAGAGTGTGACTCCAccgcttccctgggcagctgtttcCATGTAGCAATGTAATGCTCTGAAGACAACCTGTAACTGAATTGTCAGAGCGGcgtgaaaaacaaaacaaaaattgtagCTGATTAATTAAAACACAGTGAATATCTTCACTAATGGAAGAGGCATTCAACTTTTAAGTAAAATCAGCATAAAAGCAAATAGACCTTTTTGAGAATAGAGAACAAAGCGAAGCTCAATGAGAAAATCAACttgtttcttccagttttcattGCAAAGTCCTTTAAAATGTCATTGTGATAAAAAGCACATCTAATGTCAAAGCTGTGCCAAACTAATAATGTGCCATGAGATTTCTGGAAATGAAGTGGAGGTCATCAATGGTTCTAATTTTATCCTGCGACTCTTTTTATGGAAGATATACGTTGGTTCATTTAGCATTCCAAATAAAGTTCTGCCACAGAAGTTGGAGACTGTGCTTCATTCTTTCGGCCGTTTGCAAATAGAAAATAGACTTATTccagttttaattatttagttTCTAGCCAGTGCTTGTGTATGTGTCTTTGAAAATAGGTTGACTCAAAATTGCTGTGCATGTTAGAGAtctcatttaataaaataaattaacttcACTATCGGTGACAGTGGGATTCGTAGATTTACTGAAGGTAGGTAAGTCTGTAGTTCTTTAATGTGTCTTAAAACTTAATATTACGTCTCCAAATGACAGCATGGTGAAATGAAttggaaaataaatccaaagcAAACTGGCGATGCTGATAATGTCAAGGTATTGCAACTGGTGCCACATTGATGGAGTACTGCCTGTAAACGCTGATGGCAGGTGACCAATTTGAGCAGTGAAGGTACAGGACCAATTTCTGAagttattcagtattttttttcatctggcTACAAGatgttaatgtatttttagtATGAAGATCAAGTCATTGATTCATGTGTTGCACACTGCCAGGTGAGATGCTGTAAGGCTTTTAATTGCAtctatatttgtttttttctagaagtgtatactttttatatttaagaGTGTTCTTCTGAAATTTTTGAAGTCATACTTCTGAGAACATGTTGATAATTACAGTTTTTactcatacaaaaaaaaaaaacaaaaaaaacagggatggaaagcaaaacaaatgggCTATATAGTCAGTTGGTGATGGGAAGAAAACTGGATGTGACACTTTAAAGGCCAGGATAAAAGAGCAAGCTattagcaaaagcagaaaaattctgTTCAATTTCTGAGCTGTTTTTTCAACTGTAGCATTtctcaaaactgcattttggaatggtgtttttattttttttcctttcagactgCGGTGAGCTTCAGAAATCAACCATGGGCATTAAAGGTTTACAGGGATTTGTGGCGAGAGTTTGCCCTGACGCATGCAGAATGGTAGATCTGAAAGAGATGGCAGAAAAACACCGCATCGATCATCCAGATGTCACGCCTGTTATTGTAGTAGATGCCATGAGTTGTGTTCGACGCTGGTACACACCAGAATCCTGGGTGTGTGGTGGCCAGTGGCGAGAGTACCTTACTGTTTTAGAGGATTTCATCGAAACTTTTAAAGCAGCTGGTATCGAGTTGGTGTTTTACTTTGATGGAGtggtggaagagaaaaagagagatgagTGGATCAAACGGAGGCAGCAGAATAATAAGGAAATAGCCAACCTATTTCAGTTTATCAAGACTCACAGGAAACAGCCGGGGAGAGAAATGTTCGTTCTTCCCTCAGCTTTGCCTACTTTTACACGGTTTGCTCTAAAGTCACTTGGTCAGAAAACAGTGTGCACATTGCAAGAGGCAGATTTTGAGGTGGCTGCGTATGGTTTGCAGCATAACTGCATGGGAATTCTTGGGCAAGATAGTGACTACCTCATCTATAATACATCTCCCTATTTTTCCATTGAGAAGCTCTGCTTGGACAGACTAGTCACTGTTATGTACTCCAGAGAAGATCTTTGCCGTGCGCTAGGTCTTAATATGATGCACCTTCCTctctttgcttgtttgcttggcAATGATGTTGTTCCAGAGAACATGCTGGAAGGCTTCTGGCATAAATGTTTAGTCATCTGTCCCTCCAGGAATAAGAGCTACAACAGAAGAACAAGCATAATTCTAGCTGTAGCAAAATATATCTCCAAAATTCCATGCTTGTACAGCAGCCTGAAACACTTGGAAGATATGCTACCTCTGGGATCAGACAAGACATTACTTCACAGAGGAATGGAGTCCTATCTTTTGCCAGGGCAGCAGTCTCCATGGATTCCTCCTGATGcaagaaatttcaaaatgttctcAGGTCAAGAAGAAACACCCATGTGTCGAGATAAGGAAATCTTTCAGGTACTTTGGCTTCTAAAGCTTAATGGGCATTTCATTGTCGTGACTACTTAGTGAAAGCTGGTACTGAGTATACTGATCCTATGTATTTAAATTAGAGCCATGATTAGAAGAGTTACACACTCAGGGCAGATGCAGCACATTTTAATTAagttgtttctctctttttgaaGTATCAGACAGGTCAAATAATGGGAAGCAGCACATGTATGGACCCACAGCTGGGCAAAGAGATGTGCTTTCCAAGTATTGTACAATGGAGTAacttgctgtttgctttgagaAGCTGCAGGTCAGATACAGCTGGTTAATAGTCTGCTTGGTTGTGCCTGGCACAGGCAAAGTACCAAAGGGAAGCTGTGCTAAGAATGCAGAAGTTGAAATTGCTTTCATGGAGGTGTTGGAAAAGCTTCCAATAAATCTATATTTCATGATTTTAGGACCACGCTCATTACTGTTCAGATACATAATGCATGGAGGAACCAAAAGCAGAGGCCTGTTAATTCTTAAAGGGCAGGTCTGCATGAAGAAGTTTCACATATGGCTTCCCGCATGGGCAGAGATGCACTGGTGTTGGGTCGTGAAGAGGTACCATCTGCAGATTGGATATATTAATTAGGGTTGCCTGCCTGGCTAGTGGAAAACTGCTGCCAACACATGCACTGATCTTTACACCAACTGGGCTACATTGCATCTGAGTCTATACAACAGTAGTAAGTTTAGAGTATAACTGCAAATGCACGGCAATTAAGAGAATGTAttgaagtttaattaaaaaaaaaaaaaaagtctaaaggAGATGATAGAATTACTGTTACTCCCTGTTTTGTTAGATACATAGGGGCTttaaagagagattttttttttgtctatatGTTACTTAGTTTCCtttacagctgtttttctgtttcttccttatattACTCTCATGTAATCCTACAAtgtacattttccttttcagaaagacTCCAAAG
Encoded here:
- the FAM120B gene encoding constitutive coactivator of peroxisome proliferator-activated receptor gamma isoform X1; translated protein: MFSSVKKHCGELQKSTMGIKGLQGFVARVCPDACRMVDLKEMAEKHRIDHPDVTPVIVVDAMSCVRRWYTPESWVCGGQWREYLTVLEDFIETFKAAGIELVFYFDGVVEEKKRDEWIKRRQQNNKEIANLFQFIKTHRKQPGREMFVLPSALPTFTRFALKSLGQKTVCTLQEADFEVAAYGLQHNCMGILGQDSDYLIYNTSPYFSIEKLCLDRLVTVMYSREDLCRALGLNMMHLPLFACLLGNDVVPENMLEGFWHKCLVICPSRNKSYNRRTSIILAVAKYISKIPCLYSSLKHLEDMLPLGSDKTLLHRGMESYLLPGQQSPWIPPDARNFKMFSGQEETPMCRDKEIFQLAKEHHIQSENYAIFNILSNGELECSNSLEDDCDTEIPGQALIYRPARQHIYSVLLESGDGACPMVKEWFVYCGNPLQEPDLIQPVQPSIPGGTPNLKTLWFAKGPDVEKQRYSTFLACFHLQDAMEELQALEAPVAAFCCLLTYLMLQVSSLSLEDLNAFVALILCLRGKSAAELASLQLVQVDSRAVHLGAVLVRGLTTLLMANSACGFPFRMDDLMPWKVFDGKLFQEKYQKSHQSCSLEELLEGNESLYTPFQNLKSLICKVCAVKKRTIQSKPRGSGFITGTHQRELNPRFQQTHRSSFVSPYHNQMRGNLWRNPQPQGRRYRSGHSDQRRRFHVPPW